The DNA region CGACGAGGCCATCGCGAAACTGGAACGGGCGATCGGCGATCACGGTCTATCGGGTCTTCAGTTCGCACCCTTTCACCGGCCGCTCTACGACCTGTCAACCGATTGGACCGGGCCCGATTTCGATCCATTCTGGAAAGCAGTGGCCGGGCTGGAAATACCGGTGTTTTTCACCATCGGCGCGGTCGGGGCGCCTTCCGCATACATCGAAGAGTTACGTTCGTTGCGTACCTGGATGGACCGGTTCCCCGATGTCGACGTGATCGTGACCCACGGATTCCCCTGGCGGATGTTTGCCGAACGTGACCGGATCAACGTCCCCGACGAAGTGTACGAAGCCGCGCCCGCGGACCAACCCCGCTTCCACATCCAGATCCTCTTCGCCGTGTTCCTGCAGTCGCGCTGGGACTACCCCATGCCCCAGATGCGGCCCGTCCTGGAGAAGATGGTTGAACGCTTCGGCGCCGACCGCATCCTGTGGGGTACGGACATCCCCATCGTGCTGCTGCACTGGACCTACCGCCAGAGCCTGGACTATGTGAGGCGCTACTGCCCGTTCCTGGACGAGGGCGAGATGACGGCGATTCTCGGTGGCAACATGGCGCGGATTATGGGAGCGGACGGGTCGGCCGGATAGGCGTGAGGCCGGGCAATCCGGGTCATGGGTGTCAGAGGCAGCGGCGGGGGCTGGTCGGCAATGCCCGGCGGCTAGCTCGCACTCCGGCCCAGACGGCTGTCTTCCGCGGCGAGCCATTCCGCATAGGGGCGCGGCATCGGACCGGGCAGGCCCAGACCGTGTTCCTCGCGCCAGCGCAGGAGCGGGTGATCGCGTTCCGCTTGCGGCAGATCAACGCGCCGGCCGCGCGCGCCCGACTCGAAAATGCCCATCAATATCTCCAGCACGTGGCGGCCGGCATCACCCGAGCACTCGTGCGCACGGCCCTCGTCGAGCGCCTGCACGTACTCGTCGGCGAACTGGTAGTCCTCCACGGAAGCGGGACCGGCCGGATCGTAGTGCTCTGGCACGATGGGGGCAAGTGGCTGCCACTCGGCCTGGCCAGGGGCATAGTGGGGCGTGGACAGAAACCACGGGGCACCGCTTTTCCAATAGAGCCTGCCTTCGGTGCCGTAGATCTCGATCATATAGGCTGTCGAATCCATCTTGGGGAAGCGGTGCTGCAGGAGAACACCCGAAAACCCGCCTTCAAAGGCAAGGGCCGCGGTCACGTGTTCACCGGCAATGTAACCCATGCCACTC from Gemmatimonadota bacterium includes:
- a CDS encoding amidohydrolase, which encodes MCLPWIRHVIPGEPPRQPMIYDGHAYCFPSPGKIGGFDDHAEFRRHLQLFMSQARQQPVWRRSDRAPADATGLYDPDLPWRFEGLRNASFRTGKHGLAEWSVDGEDYVKQALPPWTEDFSFSPESLVAEMDYAGVDRALLHRTPYMGLDDGYIAECCRRYPERIQGLAQVPEWWIPDRTDEAIAKLERAIGDHGLSGLQFAPFHRPLYDLSTDWTGPDFDPFWKAVAGLEIPVFFTIGAVGAPSAYIEELRSLRTWMDRFPDVDVIVTHGFPWRMFAERDRINVPDEVYEAAPADQPRFHIQILFAVFLQSRWDYPMPQMRPVLEKMVERFGADRILWGTDIPIVLLHWTYRQSLDYVRRYCPFLDEGEMTAILGGNMARIMGADGSAG